One genomic segment of Primulina tabacum isolate GXHZ01 chromosome 9, ASM2559414v2, whole genome shotgun sequence includes these proteins:
- the LOC142555559 gene encoding putative WRKY transcription factor 11 — MAVEFLGYSNLNDQMAVQDAAFAGIKSMEHLIQAMSHKQQQSQNQQLDCKEITDFTVSKFKKVISILNRTGHARFRRAPVQPLPYSDESTAPQFHTRTSGSYQLQNPASGIYQHQPLSLFPKSTTPAATQPSTLDFSKPSVMALGKDTSEVMGKEGFSLSTAGTTSGNSSSTFLSSITGEGSVSNGKGGSPSTILAPAVSAGKPPLSGKRCREHDHSENFSGKISGSGRCHCKKRKLRVKKTIRVPAISSKVADIPADDYSWRKYGQKPIKGSPYPRGYYRCSTVRDCPARKHVERANDDPTMLIVTYDGEHRHVQGVLPEIPDGGSGAKLVF; from the exons ATGGCCGTGGAATTTCTCGGCTATTCCAATCTCAACGACCAAATGGCGGTTCAAGATGCTGCGTTTGCTGGGATTAAATCAATGGAGCATTTGATTCAAGCGATGTCTCACAAGCAGCAGCAGAGCCAAAATCAGCAACTGGACTGCAAAGAAATAACCGATTTCACGGTTTCCAAGTTCAAAAAGGTTATTTCAATTCTCAACCGTACCGGGCATGCCCGATTCCGCCGTGCTCCTGTTCAACCGCTGCCTTACTCCGACGAGTCTACTGCTCCTCAGTTTCATACCCGAACATCTGGATCTTACCAACTTCAAAATCCGGCTTCTGGAATCTACCAACATCAGCCTCTGAGTTTGTTCCCGAAGTCCACTACACCTGCGGCGACGCAGCCTTCGACGCTTGATTTCTCCAAGCCGTCGGTGATGGCCTTAGGGAAGGACACGTCTGAGGTAATGGGAAAGGAAGGGTTTAGCTTATCGACGGCGGGGACGACATCGGGAAACTCGTCTTCGACTTTCTTGTCTTCGATTACTGGTGAAGGGAGCGTTTCAAATGGAAAGGGTGGGTCACCGTCGACGATCCTGGCTCCCGCTGTTTCCGCCGGGAAGCCGCCTCTGTCAGGGAAGAGATGCCGGGAGCATGACCACTCTGAAAACTTCTCCGGCAAGATTTCGGGTTCCGGCCGCTGCCACTGCAAAAAGAG GAAACTGAGGGTGAAGAAAACCATTAGAGTGCCAGCCATCAGCTCAAAAGTTGCAGATATACCCGCGGACGATTACTCGTGGAGAAAATATGGTCAAAAACCAATCAAAGGATCCCCATACCCACG GGGTTATTATCGATGTAGTACGGTGAGGGATTGCCCGGCGAGGAAGCATGTGGAGAGGGCGAATGATGATCCAACGATGCTGATTGTTACTTACGACGGGGAGCACCGGCATGTGCAAGGTGTGTTGCCGGAGATCCCTGACGGCGGCAGTGGCGCcaagcttgttttctag
- the LOC142556630 gene encoding exocyst complex component EXO70I-like, whose protein sequence is MDNGVENLVSAWKFLKARVEKSKALGLSSEKAGLRLDEINRRMPCLEVAIQPIRAQRDDLRAVGGHINRALVHATAVLKFFDAIHGLEKSLPDPQSDLPGYLGVLKRLKEALRFLGENCGMAIQWLAGIVEYLEDHKMADEWFISSLKKALENLWELEGGKETGPT, encoded by the coding sequence ATGGATAATGGTGTAGAAAATTTGGTATCTGCTTGGAAGTTTTTAAAAGCCAGGGTAGAAAAATCCAAGGCCTTGGGATTGTCTTCAGAAAAAGCTGGTCTAAGATTAGACGAGATCAACCGAAGAATGCCGTGTTTGGAAGTGGCGATTCAGCCGATAAGGGCTCAAAGAGATGACCTTCGTGCTGTTGGTGGTCACATTAATCGCGCCTTGGTTCATGCTACCGCGGTTCTTAAGTTTTTTGATGCCATTCATGGTCTTGAAAAATCGTTGCCCGATCCTCAATCTGATCTTCCAGGCTATCTTGGCGTGCTTAAACGGCTCAAAGAGGCATTGAGGTTCTTGGGAGAAAACTGTGGAATGGCGATTCAGTGGTTGGCTGGTATTGTTGAGTATCTGGAGGATCATAAGATGGCGGATGAGTGGTTTATTTCAAGTTTAAAGAAGGCACTTGAGAATCTTTGGGAACTCGAGGGCGGTAAAGAAACGGGTCCTACTTGA
- the LOC142504632 gene encoding KID-containing protein 1: MSQAAAYGGDGNLKKYVAVDSDSEDSSIGIPSDDDVEDHGEVQSRISGGGALNSLASLETSLPIKKGLSLHYDGRSKSHSNLAEARLEEATQLAKTEHAFNKKRRLINISQKFRKYSKKPSNNIVHQSSMPAFPSEDREEDDDADAENGAMEDEGSKAECSDLESLQKI, encoded by the exons ATGTCACAGGCGGCGGCGTACGGCGGCGATGGAAATTTGAAGAAATATGTAGCAGTGGATTCTGATTCAGAGGATTCGTCAATTGGGATACCGAGTGATGATGATGTCGAGGATCACGGAGAGGTTCAGAGCAGAATCTCCGGCGGTGGAGCTCTGAATTCTTTGGCTTCTTTGGAAACATCTCTGCCCATTAA AAAGGGGTTATCTCTTCATTACGATGGGAGATCGAAATCTCATTCAAACTTGGCAGAAGCAAGGCTTGAAGAAGCCACACAACTGGCCAAAACTGAACATGCTTTCAACAAGAAAAGAAGACTGATCAACATCTCGCAGAAATTTAGGAAATACTCCAAGAAACCATCCAACAACATTGTACACCAATCCTCCATGCCTGCCTTCCCCTCCGAGGATCGCGAAGAAGACGACGACGCTGACGCTGAAAACGGAGCCATGGAGGATGAAGGAAGCAAAGCAGAGTGCTCTGATCTTGAGAGCTTGCAGAAAATCTAA
- the LOC142555561 gene encoding pentatricopeptide repeat-containing protein At5g10690 isoform X3 has protein sequence MLILLQSSAIHGTSAMSPPSSTRMTARHIRKQYPSKLSRSPSDQINLKMLTSRVVQLTRRRQLDQIFEEIEIAKKLHGKLNTIVMNAVMQACVHCHDIESALGVFAEMSKPEGCGVDAITYGTLVKGLGDARRIDEAFQLLESVELGTAVGNPQLSEALICGLLNALIESGDLRRANGLLARFCHVLQEGGKPSVLSFNLLIKGYISVGCPQAAIGVHDEILRRGLNPDKITYNHLIYACIKAGNLDAATEFYEQMKVLKHIRYLLQDKALKDYHHNDFPDLVTYTTLLQGFGQVKDLHSIEKILIEMKSRNKLRIDRVAYTTIVDALLTCGSIKGALCVFGEMIKQAKEKPILRPKPHLFMSMMRAFASEGDYGMVRRLYERMWLDSVGTISSVLQVESDHLLMEAALNEGQVELALQKLRKVTRKWRDISWNSREGMIKWLHWMPKDVPLFRLLYDLRR, from the exons ATGCTTATACTACTGCAAAGCTCCGCTATCCATGGAACTTCAGCAATGTCGCCTCCATCATCGACCAGAATGACAGCTAGGCATATACGCAAACAATATCCGAGCAAACTGTCTCGCTCCCCCTCGGACCAGATCAATCTCAAGATGCTCACCTCCCGCGTCGTGCAACTCACCCGCCGCCGGCAGTTGGATCAG ATATTTGAGGAAATAGAGATTGCGAAAAAGCTACATGGAAAGCTGAACACAATTGTGATGAATGCCGTGATGCAGGCATGTGTTCATTGTCATGACATTGAGTCAGCTCTCGGAGTGTTTGCTGAAATGTCGAAGCCGGAGGGCTGTGGGGTTGATGCTATCACATATGGCACACTTGTGAAG GGATTGGGTGATGCCAGGAGAATTGATGAAGCATTTCAACTGCTTGAGTCTGTGGAACTGGGCACTGCTGTTGGTAATCCACAGTTGTCTGAAGCTCTTATTTGTGGTCTCTTGAATGCTTTAATCGAATCAG GGGATCTCCGCCGTGCAAATGGTCTTCTTGCAAGGTTCTGCCATGTGCTTCAAGAAGGTGGAAAACCATCTGTTCTGAGTTTCAACTTATTGATAAAG GGATATATTAGTGTTGGTTGTCCTCAGGCAGCAATTGGTGTACATGATGAAATATTGAGGAGAGGTCTGAATCCTGACAAAATCACATATAATCATCTAATTTATGCGTGCATCAAGGCTGGAAACTTGGATGCAGCAACAGAGTTTTATGAACAGATGAAG GTTCTCAAACATATCAGATATTTATTGCAGGACAAAGCTCTGAAAGATTATCACCACAATGATTTCCCAGATCTTGTCACTTACACTACATTACTACAG GGGTTTGGTCAGGTAAAGGATCTGCATTCTATTGAAAAGATCTTGATAGAAATGAAATCACGCAACAAATTACGCATCGATCGTGTTGCTTACACTACTATTGTGGATGCATTGTTAACTTGTGGGTCAATTAAAG GTGCTCTCTGTGTTTTCGGGGAGATGATAAAACAAGCTAAGGAAAAACCTATCTTAAGGCCGAAGCCTCATCTGTTTATGTCGATGATGCGTGCATTTGCTTCTGAGGGAGATTATGGAATGGTCAGAAGGCTCTATGAGCGCATGTGGCTTGACTCAGTGGGAACAATCTCATCTGTATTGCAAGTAGAATCTGACCACCTTTTAATGGAGGCAGCCTTAAATGAAGGACAG GTTGAATTGGCTTTGCAGAAATTGAGAAAAGTTACTCGGAAATGGAGGGATATATCATGGAACAGTAGAGAAGGCATG ATCAAGTGGTTACATTGGATGCCCAAAGATGTTCCCCTATTCAG GTTGCTCTACGACTTGAGGCGTTGA
- the LOC142555561 gene encoding pentatricopeptide repeat-containing protein At5g10690 isoform X2, producing MLILLQSSAIHGTSAMSPPSSTRMTARHIRKQYPSKLSRSPSDQINLKMLTSRVVQLTRRRQLDQIFEEIEIAKKLHGKLNTIVMNAVMQACVHCHDIESALGVFAEMSKPEGCGVDAITYGTLVKGLGDARRIDEAFQLLESVELGTAVGNPQLSEALICGLLNALIESGDLRRANGLLARFCHVLQEGGKPSVLSFNLLIKGYISVGCPQAAIGVHDEILRRGLNPDKITYNHLIYACIKAGNLDAATEFYEQMKVLKHIRYLLQDKALKDYHHNDFPDLVTYTTLLQGFGQVKDLHSIEKILIEMKSRNKLRIDRVAYTTIVDALLTCGSIKGALCVFGEMIKQAKEKPILRPKPHLFMSMMRAFASEGDYGMVRRLYERMWLDSVGTISSVLQVESDHLLMEAALNEGQVELALQKLRKVTRKWRDISWNSREGMIKWLHWMPKDVPLFRTFLLCVVMQTIYHF from the exons ATGCTTATACTACTGCAAAGCTCCGCTATCCATGGAACTTCAGCAATGTCGCCTCCATCATCGACCAGAATGACAGCTAGGCATATACGCAAACAATATCCGAGCAAACTGTCTCGCTCCCCCTCGGACCAGATCAATCTCAAGATGCTCACCTCCCGCGTCGTGCAACTCACCCGCCGCCGGCAGTTGGATCAG ATATTTGAGGAAATAGAGATTGCGAAAAAGCTACATGGAAAGCTGAACACAATTGTGATGAATGCCGTGATGCAGGCATGTGTTCATTGTCATGACATTGAGTCAGCTCTCGGAGTGTTTGCTGAAATGTCGAAGCCGGAGGGCTGTGGGGTTGATGCTATCACATATGGCACACTTGTGAAG GGATTGGGTGATGCCAGGAGAATTGATGAAGCATTTCAACTGCTTGAGTCTGTGGAACTGGGCACTGCTGTTGGTAATCCACAGTTGTCTGAAGCTCTTATTTGTGGTCTCTTGAATGCTTTAATCGAATCAG GGGATCTCCGCCGTGCAAATGGTCTTCTTGCAAGGTTCTGCCATGTGCTTCAAGAAGGTGGAAAACCATCTGTTCTGAGTTTCAACTTATTGATAAAG GGATATATTAGTGTTGGTTGTCCTCAGGCAGCAATTGGTGTACATGATGAAATATTGAGGAGAGGTCTGAATCCTGACAAAATCACATATAATCATCTAATTTATGCGTGCATCAAGGCTGGAAACTTGGATGCAGCAACAGAGTTTTATGAACAGATGAAG GTTCTCAAACATATCAGATATTTATTGCAGGACAAAGCTCTGAAAGATTATCACCACAATGATTTCCCAGATCTTGTCACTTACACTACATTACTACAG GGGTTTGGTCAGGTAAAGGATCTGCATTCTATTGAAAAGATCTTGATAGAAATGAAATCACGCAACAAATTACGCATCGATCGTGTTGCTTACACTACTATTGTGGATGCATTGTTAACTTGTGGGTCAATTAAAG GTGCTCTCTGTGTTTTCGGGGAGATGATAAAACAAGCTAAGGAAAAACCTATCTTAAGGCCGAAGCCTCATCTGTTTATGTCGATGATGCGTGCATTTGCTTCTGAGGGAGATTATGGAATGGTCAGAAGGCTCTATGAGCGCATGTGGCTTGACTCAGTGGGAACAATCTCATCTGTATTGCAAGTAGAATCTGACCACCTTTTAATGGAGGCAGCCTTAAATGAAGGACAG GTTGAATTGGCTTTGCAGAAATTGAGAAAAGTTACTCGGAAATGGAGGGATATATCATGGAACAGTAGAGAAGGCATG ATCAAGTGGTTACATTGGATGCCCAAAGATGTTCCCCTATTCAG GACTTTTCTTCTTTGCGTAGTTATGCAAACTATTTACCACTTCTAA
- the LOC142555561 gene encoding pentatricopeptide repeat-containing protein At5g10690 isoform X1, whose protein sequence is MLILLQSSAIHGTSAMSPPSSTRMTARHIRKQYPSKLSRSPSDQINLKMLTSRVVQLTRRRQLDQIFEEIEIAKKLHGKLNTIVMNAVMQACVHCHDIESALGVFAEMSKPEGCGVDAITYGTLVKGLGDARRIDEAFQLLESVELGTAVGNPQLSEALICGLLNALIESGDLRRANGLLARFCHVLQEGGKPSVLSFNLLIKGYISVGCPQAAIGVHDEILRRGLNPDKITYNHLIYACIKAGNLDAATEFYEQMKVLKHIRYLLQDKALKDYHHNDFPDLVTYTTLLQGFGQVKDLHSIEKILIEMKSRNKLRIDRVAYTTIVDALLTCGSIKGALCVFGEMIKQAKEKPILRPKPHLFMSMMRAFASEGDYGMVRRLYERMWLDSVGTISSVLQVESDHLLMEAALNEGQVELALQKLRKVTRKWRDISWNSREGMVALRLEALMGLNTSMLCPIVLPQVSLSGMIESIMMPFREAQPLPAALLLEKVVMRFFKDSVVPIIDDWGGCVGILHREDCNKLDAPLSALMRSPPPCVTSSTSIGYVIDLMLQKRHKMIIIVKHGDFHGLSYGSSVRAIGVFTHAHLNKLSKTSSSKLPDEFF, encoded by the exons ATGCTTATACTACTGCAAAGCTCCGCTATCCATGGAACTTCAGCAATGTCGCCTCCATCATCGACCAGAATGACAGCTAGGCATATACGCAAACAATATCCGAGCAAACTGTCTCGCTCCCCCTCGGACCAGATCAATCTCAAGATGCTCACCTCCCGCGTCGTGCAACTCACCCGCCGCCGGCAGTTGGATCAG ATATTTGAGGAAATAGAGATTGCGAAAAAGCTACATGGAAAGCTGAACACAATTGTGATGAATGCCGTGATGCAGGCATGTGTTCATTGTCATGACATTGAGTCAGCTCTCGGAGTGTTTGCTGAAATGTCGAAGCCGGAGGGCTGTGGGGTTGATGCTATCACATATGGCACACTTGTGAAG GGATTGGGTGATGCCAGGAGAATTGATGAAGCATTTCAACTGCTTGAGTCTGTGGAACTGGGCACTGCTGTTGGTAATCCACAGTTGTCTGAAGCTCTTATTTGTGGTCTCTTGAATGCTTTAATCGAATCAG GGGATCTCCGCCGTGCAAATGGTCTTCTTGCAAGGTTCTGCCATGTGCTTCAAGAAGGTGGAAAACCATCTGTTCTGAGTTTCAACTTATTGATAAAG GGATATATTAGTGTTGGTTGTCCTCAGGCAGCAATTGGTGTACATGATGAAATATTGAGGAGAGGTCTGAATCCTGACAAAATCACATATAATCATCTAATTTATGCGTGCATCAAGGCTGGAAACTTGGATGCAGCAACAGAGTTTTATGAACAGATGAAG GTTCTCAAACATATCAGATATTTATTGCAGGACAAAGCTCTGAAAGATTATCACCACAATGATTTCCCAGATCTTGTCACTTACACTACATTACTACAG GGGTTTGGTCAGGTAAAGGATCTGCATTCTATTGAAAAGATCTTGATAGAAATGAAATCACGCAACAAATTACGCATCGATCGTGTTGCTTACACTACTATTGTGGATGCATTGTTAACTTGTGGGTCAATTAAAG GTGCTCTCTGTGTTTTCGGGGAGATGATAAAACAAGCTAAGGAAAAACCTATCTTAAGGCCGAAGCCTCATCTGTTTATGTCGATGATGCGTGCATTTGCTTCTGAGGGAGATTATGGAATGGTCAGAAGGCTCTATGAGCGCATGTGGCTTGACTCAGTGGGAACAATCTCATCTGTATTGCAAGTAGAATCTGACCACCTTTTAATGGAGGCAGCCTTAAATGAAGGACAG GTTGAATTGGCTTTGCAGAAATTGAGAAAAGTTACTCGGAAATGGAGGGATATATCATGGAACAGTAGAGAAGGCATG GTTGCTCTACGACTTGAGGCGTTGATGGGTTTAAACACATCAATGTTGTGTCCTATCGTGCTTCCTCAG GTATCACTCAGTGGCATGATTGAGAGTATCATGATGCCATTTAGAGAAGCTCAGCCGCTACCAGCTGCACTGCTATTGGAGAAAGTTGTTATGCGGTTCTTCAAGGATTCTGTTGTACCCATTATAGATGACTGGGGAGGCTGCGTGGGAATATTGCATCGTGAAGACTGCAATAAG CTAGATGCGCCTCTCTCAGCACTCATGAGAAGTCCACCTCCATGTGTCACAAGTTCAACATCTATTGGATATGTCATTGATCTTATGCTACAGAAGAGACACAAAATGATAATAATTGTTAAACATGGTGACTTTCATGGTTTATCTTATGGCTCAAGTGTACGTGCCATAGGAGTTTTTACACATGCACATCTGAATAAGCTTAGCAAAACTTCATCATCAAAGTTACCTGATGAATTTTTTTAG
- the LOC142555562 gene encoding uncharacterized protein LOC142555562, which produces MATRTKDGAPAREKRGTSPSNSPQTGTAPQRRSRPSPSKTSSPAKNQDSATSEKQIPNYLKPTFSSATDIPKQQGKKPVASENAYKPSLSRRRSFDRPPSASSTQKSRISPNPSLRSSSFSSKTSTAPKSKDAGKQSSLYARPVSTVKKTGIYVKKQDAGSGTAVVKEQVTSPSEKMDVSNEYVVPQPETKQEDEESAVAKAEEEKPQVESNNEMGTEILVLEDSEKIKEEKGDHVKVETEEVYTVFEQDDASIGIKTEEPEGETHIEETGSKLQELEHTSNESDNNQTEESVSDIPVAEVEEKDEELGQKDAELGQKDGEHGEHLDNKEAAASGNKATESKETEVQEIAGEEKQETESLAVKKQVPQGKKDSAVSNDVIEETASKLREQRKNKVKALAGAFETVISLQEPK; this is translated from the coding sequence ATGGCAACAAGAACAAAAGACGGCGCACCTGCCAGGGAGAAGAGGGGAACATCCCCTTCGAATTCTCCTCAAACCGGAACTGCACCACAGCGTAGGAGCCGGCCCAGCCCTTCCAAAACAAGCTCTCCTGCAAAAAACCAAGATTCAGCTACATCAGAAAAGCAAATTCCAAACTATCTCAAGCCTACCTTTAGTTCTGCCACAGACATTCCGAAGCAACAAGGCAAGAAACCCGTTGCCAGTGAAAATGCCTACAAGCCCAGTCTTTCAAGAAGAAGATCATTTGACAGGCCCCCATCGGCTTCTAGCACACAAAAATCACGGATTTCACCAAATCCTTCGCTTCGATCTTCTTCGTTTTCCAGCAAAACTAGTACGGCACCAAAGTCAAAGGATGCTGGAAAACAGAGTTCCCTGTATGCCAGGCCTGTAAGTACAGTAAAGAAGACTGGAATTTATGTTAAAAAGCAGGATGCCGGAAGTGGTACTGCCGTAGTGAAGGAACAAGTCACTAGCCCTTCTGAGAAAATGGATGTTTCCAATGAGTATGTCGTCCCACAACCTGAAACAAAACAAGAAGATGAAGAATCTGCCGTTGCCAAAGCTGAAGAAGAGAAACCTCAAGTTGAGAGCAACAATGAGATGGGAACTGAAATTTTGGTGCTGGAAGACTCGGAGAAGATTAAAGAGGAGAAAGGCGATCATGTCAAGGTTGAAACTGAAGAGGTGTATACCGTTTTTGAACAAGATGACGCCTCCATCGGCATCAAGACAGAAGAGCCAGAAGGCGAGACACATATTGAAGAAACAGGCAGCAAACTTCAGGAACTAGAACACACTTCAAACGAAAGTGATAATAATCAAACTGAAGAAAGTGTTTCAGATATTCCCGTTGCTGAAGTTGAAGAGAAGGATGAAGAACTTGGACAAAAGGATGCAGAACTTGGACAAAAGGATGGAGAACATGGAGAACACTTGGATAACAAGGAAGCAGCAGCCAGTGGAAACAAAGCCACCGAGTCTAAAGAAACAGAAGTGCAAGAAATCGCAGGGGAAGAGAAGCAGGAGACAGAAAGTTTGGCAGTTAAAAAACAAGTACCACAAGGAAAAAAGGATTCTGCAGTTTCAAATGATGTGATTGAGGAAACTGCAAGTAAGCTTCGGGAGCAGAGGAAAAACAAGGTGAAAGCGCTTGCAGGGGCGTTTGAAACTGTCATATCCTTGCAGGAGCCTAAGTAA